From Erigeron canadensis isolate Cc75 chromosome 5, C_canadensis_v1, whole genome shotgun sequence:
CTTCGATCGTTTCACTCGAATTCCATCTCTGGGATTGAAAACGATGATGCTGATGATGATATCTATCATCTTGTCACTGAAACTCCCCAAAAGCCAAATCTTGAGGATGAACCACCAAGAACCAACGTTTATCAAGATCTCCGAAAAGCCGAATTGAAGGCGTTTGGAACGACATTTTCAACTGCGGCTGAAGGCAGTAGCCTCTTTGAAAAGGTGTATCGGAGAAATCCCAACGATTCGATCATCGAGTATACCAAATTGCTGAGTGGAATATGCCGGATGAATGAATATCGTATTATTCAAGAAACTTGACAGAGGGAACATGTACACTATGGAACTTTTCAAAACATTAGACTGTAAGGGCATAGTACCAGATACTCCAGTGTATAACAGTCTGATTAGCGGATTTTCTTTAAATTCTAAATGGAAGGAAATGCAGTCCCTGCTTAATGAAATGAAGTCAAAGAATGTACATGATGTTAAGACCATGAACATAGTCATAGATAGCTATTGTAAAGCTGGTATGGTAGATGAGGCACAAAAGTTGGTTAAGGACATGGAGTGCAGGGGTCCCAGACCATCTCTGGTTACCTACAATACACTGATTGATGGTTTTATCACTAGAGGACAGATAGAAGAAGCAAGGGCTTTGTTTGACAGTCTAAATTCTAAAGGTTTCACTCCCACCGTGGTTACTTACAACTCTATCATGTCCTATTATTGTAAGCACAAGAAAATGCGAGAGGCAATGTCTCTGTTTGATAAAATGAGCCAAGAAGGTGTCAGTCCCAGTCTCATTACCTACAACATATTGTTGTATGGTTTGTTTAAGATCAAGAAATTAAGAAAAGCCGTGGTTTTCTTCAATGGGATGACTGAGATTGACATATCTACATGGAGGATTCTCCTACACGGCCTCTGCAGTCTTGGCCTTCTGGACCAGGCAGGCTGGGTTTTGCAAGCTTTTCCATTCCCAGACGTACAAGGTTACAACATCCTCATCCAGGGGGCAGCGAAAAGTGGGAGAAGGGACCTCACATCGGAACTTCTTGTGGGTATGAGACAAAGGGGGCTCAAGCCTGACAATCGAACCCTCAACATACTTTTGCGCTCATATTTTGTTGCTGGAGATACAGAATTGGCCATCCAAGTTTTTGAAGATAGTGAAGAGCTTAGAGGTCCAGACAGTTACCACATCTTTCTTGAAGGCTTGATCAACAGTGCTCATCATGCCCATCTGGTTCCTCAGGTTTTGCAACTCATGGAAGACAAAAACATCGCCCTCAAACTGCCTATTCCTCCTACTGCCACCAAACTTCTTGGGTTGGATGGGTCAGAGAAGTAAATTTCTGTGGATAATACACATCTGAGAGGAAAAGAATATGTCTATAATACGTTTCTTGGATAATAAATGAAGTAAAAGTAGTCCCATTGTCACATAGTAGTCTTGTTCTGTCACTTGTCTGTATACATAGTACAGTATAAGCTTTTTTCTTTCCAAGGATCAAGTAAAATGACTTTTGAAAAAGCTTATCCAATGTGTTGTTTGGTTGATGCTCCATGTGTGGTGTTGATTGTGTGAACAATGCTAGCAGCTGGTGGACTATGAAGCTTTTTATGCTTTTGAACAAAATGAGACTAGTATGTTTGTTTCTTCATCCCATTTTGACCAGTGTGGATATGAATACATTTCATGGACGTTTTAACAATGGACTCGATTATCCACTAAGTCCAACAAGCTAGATCAAATAACTATGTTTCTTGGTTATACTTTGCACAATCACTTGTGAGGTATCATATATTGATGTATTATTTGTATGAAAGTAGTTCTAATGAGAATCTCTTTAAAGAGTACAGAGATGAACCTTTACCTTTTATGATGAAGGTAGTTGTTCCCGTGTTGAAAATGCTTACTATCATAATTAGCATTATTATAGGcatattggatatatatatataacttacaaACGTGGATAAAGTTGGCATAATGCGCGAGTTAGGCCAACTGGTGGGATAATTCGTCATAACCTATACTTCTCGGCAAATTCTATTAGGTGTAGATACAACTATACTCCTAAGTGTTCAATTTAAAACAGTGTTTTCAGCTTCATCttctttctgttttttttttctttcttctaaaAGCTGAATGGTGATTGCCACTTTGTTTACATACTATTTTAGACAGATATCAATTAATTTGGTTGCATGAGTTAAATAAATTGACCGATTGTTGCACAACTCAATTATCAAGGACCTTGACTAACACTTTCTTGTGCATGTAGAGTGCAACAAAAACCAGTACATGGTAATCTTCTTCCATCAGTGTTCATGTATTTTGATTGGTGGAAAAAGGAACGGGCCATTTTTGCTAGGCAAAATTGTGTAGAATGGATTCAAAGTTAGACCTTAACACTTTAAAATAAGCCGACATGTCCAAAAAGTATACTTTTTCTTTAACATCATTCTTGTGATTGGGAGTTCAAGAAATTACATTTTAAATAGTGATTCAAAGCTGGCATATTGTTAGGTTATATACTGATGCTGCACTTATGCACGGCAATGGGCCAAGTCATATCCAGATGAACAATTTAAGAAAGCTGTACACACGTGCCTTAAATTTTTACACAACAGTTTGCTATTTCTTTCGATCGATTCATAAAAAGAGTAGATGGATAATCTGTTCTGAACTCCCCTGTTAGATTTTGGATTCTTCAATATGTGAGAAATAGTGTTATAAATCATTTGACAACTATGTAACTGAGGAGATATTTGCACAAGAGGTATATCGTTTCACTTATTGAGTAGAGCTGATGTTCCAGGAATCCAggttatatatactttttaaatcaatttgagCAAATACAGAAATCAGTCATATCAAGGTACTTATCAAAACAATGCCTGTTAATATTTCGTTTAAATTACCACTGGCAAATTTTTGTCATGGCTGTCAAAAGTTTCACTGTTTCATAAAGCTTTTAATGCTATGGAATTATACCAAATGTGATTACTCGTCATAAATCCATCTCTTATCAGCAAATTTATTTCCTGAAAGTGGACCCAAAAATCTTAACAATCTCTAAAAGCCTGTTCGGCCATCACAATTCACATGGGAAGATATCACTTTTGTATGAAACTAAATTAAGAGGAAGTTCATATACGTAACTCATTAACTTTGACACTTGTAAATATAGACTACAAAATATCGGACCTCAAGAGTCTAGACATAATTGAAACAATTACAAAAAAAGAAGATGCATGTATCTTTTCACATAACAGTAACTATTCACCGGGTCGGGTTCTGGATTTCAATATGCCCTCTGGCACAAGTTTTTGGATCAGCAAAATTAAATTTTAGTTCTTTTGCTGGAATCATCTACAGTAGCAAGTAAAAGAAAGATGCGTCAACAGAGAAACCCCTTGCATCCATTTTCCAGAGCTACAACTGGTGACCCTCCGCACCAAGGAGATCCTTTGATGTTTGGTGGTTCTACAAAGGACCAATTATAACAAACTAGCACCATAGCCTGAGGCCAAACAAAGTCAGCCCTTAgattttttgatataaataaagcaCTTATTCACAATGTAAACGCTTTCAAGGTCTGTTGAACATATATACTAATACTTTAACATTATTCTTGTGCTTGGAGTTTGAGAAATTACATTTCAATTAGTGATCCTGCGGATGAAGCTGACATATTGTTGGGCTATAGACTGGATGACTGATGCACTGCGTATGCATGCCAATGGGCCAAGTCATATCCAGATGAAGACTTCAAGAAAGCTTTACATCACACAACGGTTCACTATTCCTTTTGATAGATCGATTCATAAAAAAAGAGAGTTGCTGAATAATGTGTTCTGATCTCCCCCTCCAAGACACAATGGAGTCCTCAATATGTGAGAAATAGTGTTATAAATCATTTGATAACTATGCAACTGTCAAAAGTTTCACTGTTTCAGAAAGCTTATACTGCTACAAAATTAAACCAAATGTAATCCCTCTTAATAGATCCATCTCTTATTAGCAATTTCCTGAACCTGGACCAAAAATCTTAACAATCTCCAAGCTTGTTCGGCCATCACAATTCACATGGAAGGGTATCATTTATGTATAAACGTAAATTAAGAGGAAGTTCATATGCACAAGTCATTAACTttcacaaatatacatatagacCACAAAAATTTTGACCTGTAGAGTCTAGAGATTATTTAAACAGCTACAAAAAAGAAGATGCATGTACCTTTTCACAAATAAAAGTAACTATTCGCCAGGTTGGGTTTTGGATTTCAATACGTCCTTTGGCACAAGTTTTTGGAGTAGATCAGCAAAATTAAGTTTTAGTTCTTTTGCTGGAATTGTGTGCAGTAGCAAGTAAAAGGAAGACGCGTCAACAGAGTAACCCCTTGCATCCATTTCCTTCAAATGTAATAATACATCTTTGGATTTTTTCCACTTAATGACTCCTTGAAGAATGATGTTATAAGTGACACTATTCGGAGAAACACCATTCTTCTCCATTTTTATAACAAGCTCTTTTGCTTCGTCAATCAGGCCCTCGTTACACAACCCATTACTCATGGCATTGTATGTTACAATGTTTGGCAACAAACCTCTTGAACAAAGTTCACTGAATAGGTCAATGGCAATTCCAAGCTTCCCATTCTTGCAGAAACCGTCAATAAGGACGGTGTACAATGCAACATTAGGAGGTACATCCCCGTCGTTTACTATAATACGGAACAAAGTCAGAGCCTCATTAACCCGCCGGTTTTTACACAGTCCATCCAATAAGACAGAATAAGTAATAAAATTCAAACTCAGGTCTATAGACTGCATATGTTCAAAAAGTTTTAAACCATCTCTCGATCTCCCAACCTTAAACAATCCATACAATAGAGTAGTGTATGTCGAAACTGTAGGTTCCAGATTCCTATCAGTCATCTCCCTATATACTTGCATCGCCAAATCTACATTCGCTCTTTTGCAAAACCCattaattaaactattaaaACTAATAACATTAGGCTCGACTTTACTCTCTTTCATACTATCAAAAACTTCCATAGCTTCTTTCATCTGACCCCGCAAACAATACCCATCGATCAAAGCACTATATGTCATGACATCCGGTTGCTCGCCTCTATCAACCATAATACAAAACACACTCTCGGCATCTTCAACCATCCCTTCTTTACAAAACGCATCTACAAGTATATTAAAAGTACACACGTCCGGCTTAACCTTCCTAGATTCCATTTCCACAATCATTTCCTTAGCATCATCCCATCTCCCGAAACAACACAACCCATAAATCAACGAATTATACGTTACAGCATTAGGAAAAACTCGTTTAGAAATCATTTCCGTCTTTAACCCTAACGCATCGTCAACTCTCCTATCCTTACACAAACTATCGATAATCATACTATAAACATGTATACTAGGCATACACCCTTTTTGTTCCATAAACCTAAGTAACTTAACACCCATACTCGTATTCCCGCCTTTACAAAGCCCGTTAATAACCGTCCCATACGTAACTTCATTCGGTTCGATAATTCCTTTCCGAATCAACTTCTTAAAAAACACCTCAGCCTCAACAAACCTATCATCTAAAACTAGTCCTTTTAACAAAGTATTGTAAGTGGAAACTAATGGCTTATGGCCTTGTTTAACTATACAACCGAAAACTGCGAAACCTAAATCGATACGTTTTAAATGAGAAAAACAGTTAATAGCAATGTTTAATGAAATGGCATCGACTGATATTCGACTAATGAAATATAATTGATTGATTAATGAAATGGCGGTGGCATAACGTTTAATTTTAACAATTTCAGTTAAAAGTTTGTTGAATTCTAGTGTTAGTAAAAAAGGGAGAGGCTTCTTACTCATGAGTTGATTGAACAAATTTACTGCATCTTCTTCGATACGATTGGATCTCGTCGCCGATTTTGGAAGGGATTTTGGATTCGAGTTTGGGAATAATACTGATTTACTGTTTCTCATGGAACACGTACTCAAATTGGGAAGAAAATAAATTGTAACAATGAATACTAAGAAATTTATTAGTATCAAACCTGGTTTGGTTTGAAAAAAAACCATACTCCAGATATACAACCTTTATCTTTTTTccattgttgttttttttaacaactgaTTTATGaaaaacgagagcaagtacccgcgcattgcggcgatGAGATGGTGACGGTGAAAGGTCATAGGAGaagatatgtcatagagtgtcataggcAAATATCTTAGCTGTACAGACTCcgacctcagatttaaaaattcgtcaaaagtatatcaaatgacatctctaatgaaagagcatgaaattttaagaacacccatataatttttataatttatcgatgtacggtttttgagataaaagattttgaaagaattagaagaataaaatgatttatagggGAGAAAGAAAGGtgtaggcattgatgtatggtacattatgtattatcatgtgtacattgtttaaattgaaagttaaaacactatttgctttataatatagtatagataaaaaaacaaactcagTCATATGGTTAGTTATTAACTTTGACAACATATACGAATAAataatgggaaatgatattcctaCAGTACAATTTGACAATCTACAACAATATCTGTTTTATGCAGCTGTACCCTATGTAATAAAGTTTATAtctttgttgtagatggcaaaATTATGTTGTaagaatatcacttcccatcaATAATAGGTTGTCTAAACCGGATCGAACAACAGTAATGAAGAAAGACTCCACTAGACTCCTCCTAATAAATGAGGGTTTAATAGAATATAAATTTACATTTGGCAAAATTTAAAACTTCATGTTATAGATAAAATAGGGATGTCtcattatttgattattaatcATTAACTTTTCCATTTTCACTTCACTGACtgttttagatttttgattttagaaaaatataactACCAACCATATCCTCTTATTCTAAAAGTTATAtttccgcgcaatgcggcgacgaaGGTAATAGTGATGTGgggtggtggtgacgggtgaTGGGGGCGGTAATGGTGGtcaatgtaaaattaattgatgttaaaagagATAGTGTGGTAATTCTAAGGATTGagaaatttatgttgtaaatagttttatttaGATATTATAGGCATATTAactggagatgtttaaattaatgaataaagaaatgatgtattttacatagttaacttttttatttgaaatctTGGGAATGGGTTCCctttttataaggtattatagatatgacATGTTccaatttttgtttgtattacaAATTTGAACTTCCCAATCCGCTAAAGTGGAAGTGTTTGGCTACCTTATTTATGAGAGTTTATTGTTTTTTTGGCTTATATTTCATAAGATGAGCCATCcaggtgtttggcctagcttattGAGCATAAGCATTTGGGCATATATAAGCTAATTTTGAAAAGCTCTTCCAACAATAGTTCCAAACACTATTAAAGGAGCTTATTAGCTTACAAAATAAAAGCATAAGttagtactatttaataaaacaaactatcaattttttttttggttaagcataagtttatattttacaaaattcTTTTAAGACATAACAAGTAACGTTTATGATTCAACTGAAAGCATATACCAAACAAACTACCTGCAATATGCAAGATGTAtcacatttttagtttttgaagTAGCTAATCATGATCCATGATCCAAAATGGATAAACTTTAATTACTTTCTTCTGTTACATATGTGACTTTCAGTTAAAATGAACAGTCGCCAAACAAAAAACACCCACCAGTTTTGACGTTTTGTTTATGAATTTGATGTCTGAAACCCGTTTAACCCACACATCTAAACTCAGAATTCCAAAAATGAACTTTGCTCAATAAATCCAACGTTGTTGCGGAAAAAGCAGCCGACCAAATTAAATGAAGTTATTGTTGGAGTAATACACGTGCTCATATACACATGTGTGAagaatttatttttcaattgaATAAGTCACTTTAGTGGGTTTAGTGGGTAGTTTGTTTACCGAGTCTTTAGTAGCATTATCTTTTAGTTGTGATTTTGTTTCCtgtttttttttggtatgaGTCTTTGTTTACGTTATGCATTGTAGCGCAGTCTATGTTATCAATGAAGTCAtcagttttcaatatattatcaATTGTTACTCTAATAGTTATAACTTCAGAAAACTCTACACACTTTCCTCCGCATTTTATCAAGAGATTGTTTCCGTGACAACTACAAACCCAATGTTCTCCTCTCAGCTAGCTTGGATTTCAAATCTTTCACATCTGGTGTCCCTCCATTCTTTGATGTTTTTTGCCACCATGTTACAAGTTCATCCTGTAATAACAAATTCAACTGTTGTCTGTTATCGAATCTTCTAGATGGTAAAAGATTATATGACAACGGAATAGGATGCATAATCCGGCCCAACTAATCGAGTGATTCTATCTATGGCAAAGACATGCAATAGCACAATGACAGAAAGaagtaaacaaaataaattacctCAAGAAAATCACAGTTAGAGACATGTTGACTTTCGACAAAGCATTCAACACCTCCAACTTTGACACAGATACGCTGCATTACACCTTTCATCATGGGTTCTCCTTGTAATCCTGCAATATCATAAAGATGCATTGATGTATCTATTTTTATCATTGAAaatgatttgtatatatatatttatctgtAATCACTACAAGATAACGATAAGAATTTTACTATGATCAAGTGATCAACATCTTCCCTTAATACTGTACTAAGTGGTAATTAGGTATCTGGATATCTCCAAAAGAATAGGAAGTCATACCTGTTATGCACGCAACATAGTATCTTGATCCTGTTGCCTCCTTTTCCCATTTTGAAACCCTCAGTCGGAGAAAAAAACCATCTAATTTGGCAACCGATGATTGGGAATTTGTCCATCTGCCATAACAAATGGCAACTTAATtgaaaaaaacttcaaaatatcaAGCAAATATATCGAATAAGGTGGATGCTTTTGTTAACTATATACTTATGAGTTGGTCCATCTTCTTATCTCTTAACAGCTCAAACAAGCAAGATTCACAGAATGGGTCAAACGGGTACAAAGTTGACGAAAGTGTATTTTCATCACGTATAACCCCATGATTCATTATATtcgaaaatattttgaaaataagtcattttgctaatcatatttgacaagCTCTAAagaatctaaaaataaaaaaagttgtttCAGTTCTACCCATCCCGGGTCATTTCAACAATTACTA
This genomic window contains:
- the LOC122601881 gene encoding pentatricopeptide repeat-containing protein At1g62670, mitochondrial-like produces the protein MELFKTLDCKGIVPDTPVYNSLISGFSLNSKWKEMQSLLNEMKSKNVHDVKTMNIVIDSYCKAGMVDEAQKLVKDMECRGPRPSLVTYNTLIDGFITRGQIEEARALFDSLNSKGFTPTVVTYNSIMSYYCKHKKMREAMSLFDKMSQEGVSPSLITYNILLYGLFKIKKLRKAVVFFNGMTEIDISTWRILLHGLCSLGLLDQAGWVLQAFPFPDVQGYNILIQGAAKSGRRDLTSELLVGMRQRGLKPDNRTLNILLRSYFVAGDTELAIQVFEDSEELRGPDSYHIFLEGLINSAHHAHLVPQVLQLMEDKNIALKLPIPPTATKLLGLDGSEK
- the LOC122599934 gene encoding putative pentatricopeptide repeat-containing protein At1g12700, mitochondrial, with the translated sequence MRNSKSVLFPNSNPKSLPKSATRSNRIEEDAVNLFNQLMSKKPLPFLLTLEFNKLLTEIVKIKRYATAISLINQLYFISRISVDAISLNIAINCFSHLKRIDLGFAVFGCIVKQGHKPLVSTYNTLLKGLVLDDRFVEAEVFFKKLIRKGIIEPNEVTYGTVINGLCKGGNTSMGVKLLRFMEQKGCMPSIHVYSMIIDSLCKDRRVDDALGLKTEMISKRVFPNAVTYNSLIYGLCCFGRWDDAKEMIVEMESRKVKPDVCTFNILVDAFCKEGMVEDAESVFCIMVDRGEQPDVMTYSALIDGYCLRGQMKEAMEVFDSMKESKVEPNVISFNSLINGFCKRANVDLAMQVYREMTDRNLEPTVSTYTTLLYGLFKVGRSRDGLKLFEHMQSIDLSLNFITYSVLLDGLCKNRRVNEALTLFRIIVNDGDVPPNVALYTVLIDGFCKNGKLGIAIDLFSELCSRGLLPNIVTYNAMSNGLCNEGLIDEAKELVIKMEKNGVSPNSVTYNIILQGVIKWKKSKDVLLHLKEMDARGYSVDASSFYLLLHTIPAKELKLNFADLLQKLVPKDVLKSKTQPGE